Proteins encoded together in one Drosophila albomicans strain 15112-1751.03 chromosome 2R, ASM965048v2, whole genome shotgun sequence window:
- the LOC117576529 gene encoding uncharacterized protein LOC117576529: MNLLLSFILTLLISLTNATTTLPPEYWSRRESSNRPTKAPVIPKLPLAIHYEALCPQSMYFIQHRLHDALQENNCWPRVDLKRYPFGTAKFFNNTDLNLMEVHCQHGKKQSLQSRSVKKAEQQRRSSRPTAKKHTLFSCPLFPVLCLIMTL; the protein is encoded by the exons atgaatttacttttatcttttattcTCACTCTGCTAATCAGCTtgacaaatgcaacaacaactttgccaCCTGAATATTGGAGCAGAAGGGAGTCAAGTAACAGGCCAACTAAAGCCCCCGTTATCCCAAAGTTACCCCTCGCCATACACTATGAAGCACTCTGTCCGCAGAGCATGTACTTCATTCAACACCGACTGCACGATGCTCTGCAAGAAAACAATTGCTGGCCACGCGTGGATCTCAAACGGTATCCCTTTGGTACAGCAAAA TTCTTCAATAATACAGATCTGAATCTCATGGAAGTGCATTGTCAACACGGCAAAAAGCAGTCGCTGCAGTCAAGAAGTGTAAAGAAAGCAGAACAACAGCGGAGATCCTCACGCCCTACGGCAAAGAAGCACACGCTCTTTAGTTGTCCGTTGTTCCCAGTATTGTGTTTGATAATGA CGCTTTGA